The Porites lutea chromosome 4, jaPorLute2.1, whole genome shotgun sequence genome contains a region encoding:
- the LOC140935786 gene encoding uncharacterized protein yields MSKGNDSLIKSSLAYTGCFKTFNTASCVRDSCLTVLAIVTIIICAIKLYKLHSHHHSLINQYIIFYSGILECILCGINWLYLAVTAVHLVSEFIKITQFLIVTNFHCRLAARMIGFETEERLKRYSNKVLGAVFLVLLIVAVVGLAKMKHEYKECAEPEWLLLSSIEIIVVQAFMVSGVVITRELNNVRMLADNRTAQKRDLWGIIFICELSAFVSIVHDIVMRVTGPENKCQGIFSTNAAGYTAVYITVNIVRWLLPLWAMAAIFDTENNECSQDDYVAPIFAVTDDSGHFTSEFRPRGNSFHYKHLHDGVDAADRPLIPPFASRSKSLSSMGSSYGSTIQGSRGSYDRYPPIS; encoded by the exons ATGTCAAAAGGAAATGATTCCCTAATAAAAAGTTCCTTAGCCTACACAGGCTGCTTCAAGACTTTCAACACTGCTTCATGTGTGAG GGACAGCTGTTTAACAGTACTGGCAATTGTAACAATCATTATCTGTGCAATTAAG CTCTACAAGCTGCATTCTCATCATCATTCCCTGATCAATCAGTATATCATTTTCTACAGTGGAATTTTGGAATGTATCCTATG TGGAATCAACTGGTTGTATTTGGCTGTCACTGCTGTGCACTTGGTATCAGAGTTCATAAAAATTACTCAA TTTCTTATAGTTACCAATTTTCATTGCCGCTTAGCAGCCAGAATGATAGGATTTGAAACCGAGGAAAGGTTAAAAAG ATACTCTAACAAAGTGTTGGGAGCTGTCTTTCTCGTCCTGTTGATTGTAGCAGTTGTTGGACTTGCAAAAATGAAGCATGAATACAAGGAATGTGCAG aaccTGAGTGGCTGCTCTTGTCAAGCATTGAAATTATTGTTGTTCAAGCTTTCATGGTCTCCGGGGTTGTTATCACAAG GGAACTCAACAATGTGAGGATGTTAGCAGACAACAGGACAGCACAGAAGAGAGACCTATGGGG gataatttttatttgtgaACTGTCAGCTTTTGTCAGCATTGTCCATGACATTGTGATGAGAGTCA CAGGACCAGAGAATAAATGCCAAGGAATTTTT TCAACAAATGCAGCGGGCTATACAGCAGTTTACATCACTGTCAAT aTTGTTAGATGGCTGTTACCACTGTGGGCCATGGCAGCAATATTTGACACAGAAAACAATGAGTGCAGTCAGGATGATTATGTGGCGCCTATATTCGCCGTGACAGATGACTCAGGG CACTTCACATCAGAATTTCGCCCCAGAGGAAACAGTTTCCACTACAAGCATTTGCATGATGGTGTTGATGCTGCTGACCGACCCCTCATTCCACCTTTTGCCTCCCGCTCCAAATCCCTGTCAAGCATGGGTTCATCTTATGGATCAACAATCCAAGGTTCCAGAGGCTCCTATGATAGGTATCCGCCTATTTCATAA